A DNA window from Candidatus Oleimmundimicrobium sp. contains the following coding sequences:
- a CDS encoding HEPN domain-containing protein has protein sequence MSREFDECLKKKKIIIFERAKKLVSKEISQAKFDYDASQSSFKEGNFKWSIIQAYYSMFHSARALLYSKGFRERSHYCLVESIRALFVEKRLIDHKLVEALQFGKILRENADYYGEFSKDAAEEMLKNAKIFIDVVKKLLIST, from the coding sequence TAAGAAAAAGAAGATTATTATCTTTGAGAGAGCCAAAAAGCTTGTTTCAAAAGAAATCAGTCAAGCTAAATTTGACTATGATGCTTCTCAAAGTAGCTTTAAAGAAGGCAATTTTAAATGGAGTATAATTCAAGCATATTACTCCATGTTCCATTCGGCGAGAGCTTTACTTTACTCCAAAGGTTTTCGGGAAAGAAGTCATTATTGTTTAGTTGAGAGCATAAGGGCCCTGTTTGTCGAGAAGAGACTCATAGACCACAAATTAGTCGAAGCTCTTCAATTTGGTAAGATTTTACGGGAGAACGCTGATTATTACGGTGAGTTTTCAAAAGATGCAGCCGAAGAGATGCTTAAGAACGCTAAAATTTTTATCGATGTGGTTAAAAAATTGTTGATTTCAACTTAA